The sequence GGGCCTCGGCGCCTTTCCGGCCTCCGACAAGCAGTGGCTGGGCATGCTGGGCATGCACGGCACCTACGAGGCCAACATGGCGATGCATGACTGCGACGTCATGCTGTGCGTCGGCGCGCGCTTCGACGACCGCATCACCGGCCGCGTCGACGCCTTCTCGCCGAACTCGAAGAAGATCCACATCGACATCGACCCGTCCTCGATCAACAAGAACATCAAGGTCGACCTGCCGATCATCGGCGATGTGAAGCACGTTCTGGAGGACATCCTCACCGTCTGGCGCGGCATGAAGGCCGAGCCGGACCGGCAGGCGGTCGCCTCCTGGTGGGGCCAGATCGACCGCTGGCGCGCGCGCAAGTCGCTCGCCTTCCAGGCCTCCGACCGCATCATCAAGCCGCAGCAGGCCATCAAGGCGCTGTACGATCAGGTGAAGGACAAGGACGTCTACATCACCACCGAGGTCGGCCAGCATCAGATGTGGGCGGCGCAGCACTTCCACTTCGAGGAACCGAACCGCTGGATGACCTCCGGCGGCCTCGGCACCATGGGCTACGGCCTGCCCGCCGCCATCGGCGCGCAGGTGGCCCATCCCGACAGCCTCGTCATCGACATCGCCGGCGAGGCCTCGATCCAGATGTGCCTGCAGGAGCTCTCGACCGCTCTGCAGTTCAACCTGCCGGTCAAGGTCTTCGTGCTGAACAACGAGTATATGGGCATGGTGCGCCAGTGGCAGGACCTGCTGCATGGCGGGCGCTACTCGCACTCCTACTCGGAATCGCTGCCGGACTTCGTGAAGCTGGCCGAGGCCTATGGCGGCGTCGGCATCCGCTGCTCGAACCCGGCCGATCTCGACGGTGCCATCCACGAGATGATCAGCGTCAACCGGCCGGTGCTGTTCGACTGCCTGGTCGACAAGATGGAGAACTGCCTGCCGATGATCCCGTCGGGCAAGCCCCATAACGAGATGATCCTGCCCGACCATCCCGAGGCGCTCGACGAGGCCATCGACGAGGAAGGCAAGATGCTGGTGTGACGGGGCTTCGCCGCCGTCGCCTCCTTCCCTCATCCCCGGGCTTGACCCGGGGACCCAGCGTCTCGGTGCGGCCGACGTCTGGGTGGCCGGGTCAAGCCCGGCCATGAGGAATGGTGGTTGTTCCGCTTTTCAGCAGCCCGCTTTTCAGAGTTCCCCATGTCCCCTGTGATCGAACCCGCCGAACGCCACACCCTCTCCATGCTGGTCGACAACGAGCCGGGCGTGCTCGCCCGCATCGTCGGCCTGTTTTCCGGGCGCGGCTACAACATTGACAGCCTGACCGTCTCCGAGGTCAGCCACGCCTCGCATTTGTCGCGCATCACCGTGGTGACGACCGGCGCGCCGCCGATCATTGAGCAGATCAAGAGCCAGCTTGACCGCCTCGTGCCGGTGCACCGCGTCGTCGACCTCACCGTGGTCGGCAAGGCGGTGGAGCGCGAGCTCGCGCTCATCAAGGTGCGCGGCAAGGGCGAGATCCGGCAGGAGGCGCTGCTGATCGCCGACAGCTTCCGTGCCCGCACCGTCGACACGACGCTGGAGAGCTTCGTGTTCGAGATCACCGGCAAGCCGGAGAAGATCGACCAGTTCGTCTCGCTGCTGGAGCCGCTCGGCCTCGTCGAGGTCTCGCGCACGGGCGTCGCCGCTATCGGGCGCGGCCCGGAAGGCATGTGAGGCCGCCGGCCTGACGACGGCGCGGCGGCGGGGTGTCGCCGCGCGCCTTCAGCCGGCGAAGCCGCCGGCGGCAAGGAAGGCGTGTTCCTCGTCCGAGCTGTCGCGCCCCAGCACCGGGTTGCGGTGCGGGAAGCGGCCGAAATCGCGGATGATGTCGCGATGGACGACGGCGTGATGCACGCCTTCCGGATCGTCCGCCGCCTCGCACAGAGCAAGGCAGCGCTCCTGATCCGCCAGTTCCTCCGAATGCATGAACGGCATGTAGAGGAAGCGCCGCTCCGGCAGGTCGAAGGCGCGGTCGAAGCCGCGCGCGACCGCTCTATCGGCGACGTTGCGCGCCGCTGCGTCGGTCGCGAAGGCGCGCGGCGAACCCCGGAACAGGTTGCGCGGAAACTGGTCGAGCAGCAGGATCAGCGCGTAGCTGCCTTCCGCCGTTTCCTCCCAGCCGTCGAGTTCCCCGGCGGCGGCGGCCTCATAGGCGTCGAGGAAGCGGGCGCGGATCGCCGCGTCGAAGGCATCGTCCTTCTCGAACCACCTTTCCGGTCCGGCCGCGCGCCAGAAATCCAGTATGTCTACAGGGCGGGGCAGTCGGCTCATCGCTCGTCTCCGTCAGCGGGATGTCGGCAGGACGAAAGCGAGATAGCCCGCCGGGCGAAAATGTCGAGCCTCAGCCCGCCGGCCGACTCCGCTTGCATGGCCATGCGCGCTCCTATACAGGGAACCGTAACGTACGGTACGGATGTTTTCGATCGATGCAGACGCAGATCGACCCCCAAGGCGAGACGCTGACAGAGCGGCAGCAGGCCGTTCTCGACGCCGTGCTCGCGCTGATGGTCGAGCGCGGGGGCGACGTGACCATGACGGCGGTGGCGCGGCGCGCGAGCTGCTCGAAGGAAAGCCTCTACAAATGGTTCGGCGACCGTGACGGGCTGCTGAGCGCCACCGTGCGTTGGCAGGCCTCCAAGGTGCGGGCCGGCAATTACGACCGCCAGACGCTCGACATACTGGCGTTGCGCGACAGCCTCGTCCGCTTCGCCGCCAACTGGCTCGGCGTCATCTCGAGCCCGACCTCCATCGCGCTCAACCGCTTCGCCATCGCGCAGGCCGGCACGGGCGGAGGCAATCTCGGCGCCATCATGCTGGCCAACGGGCGCTTCGCCATCGGCGAGCGGCTGAAGCCCCTGCTGGATGCCGGCCGCGAGGCGGGCCTGCTCGACTTCGACGACACCGAGACCGCCTTCCGCAGCTTCCTCGGTCTTGTCGGCCGCGACGTGCAGATCCGCCTGCTGCTCGGCGACACGCTCGCTCTGTCGCCGGCCGGCATCGAGCGCGACGCGGCGCGGGCCACCGACCAGTTTCTCACCCTCCACGGCACGGAAAAGACGCGCCGGGGCAAGATCAACGCGTGACATCAAGGAGACTCCCATGCGCGTTTACTACGACCGGGACGCCGACGTTAACCTCATCAAGGGCAAGAAGGTCGCCATCATCGGCTATGGCAGCCAGGGCCGCGCCCACGCGCTGAACCTCAAGGAGTCCGGCGTCAAGGAACTCGCCGTCGGCCTCAAGCCGGGTTCGGCGACCGCCAAGAAGGTCGAGGCCGACGGCCTCAAGGTGATGACCGTCGCCGAGGCCGCCAAGTGGGCCGACCTGATGATGATGGCCACCCCTGACGAACTGCAGGGCGACATCTACAAGAACGAGATCGCCCCCAACATCCGCGACGGCGCGGCGATCGCCTTCGCCCACGGCCTCAACGTGCATTTCGGCCTGATCGAGCCGAAGTCGACCGTCGACGTGCTGATGGTCGCCCCCAAGGGCCCCGGCCACACCGTGCGCGGCGAGTACCTGAAGGGCGGCGGCGTGCCGTGCCTCGTGGCCGTGCATCAGGACGCCTCCGGCAACGCGCTCGATCTCGGTCTGTCCTACGCTTCGGGCGTCGGCGGCGGCCGCTCGGGCATCATCGAAACCACCTTCAAGGAAGAGTGCGAGACCGACCTGTTCGGCGAGCAGGTGGTGCTCTGCGGCGGCCTCGTCGAGCTGATCCGCGCCGGCTTCGAGACGCTGGTGGAAGCCGGCTACGCCCCGGAGATGGCCTATTTCGAGTGCCTGCACGAAGTGAAGCTGATCGTCGACCTCATCTATGAGGGTGGCATCGCCAACATGAACTACTCGATCTCGAACACCGCCGAGTGGGGCGAGTACGTCTCCGGCCCGCGCATCATCACCGCCGAGACCAAGGCCGAGATGAAGCGCGTGCTCACCGACATCCAGACCGGCAAGTTCACCTCGGAATGGATGCAGGAATACAAGGCCGGCGCCGCCCGCTTCAAGGGCATCCGCCGCGTCAACGATGCCCACCAGATCGAGGAAGTCGGCGCCAAGCTGCGCGGCATGATGCCCTGGATCGAGAAGAACAAGCTCGTCGACAAGGCGAAGAACTGAGGTCAAGCGGGAAGCCGCTTTCCACAGGTCCTCCACAGAGAATACCCAGGGTTATCGACAATTCGGCCACACGCTTTTCGGGTCTCCGCTATCTTGACCATCAACGGTTTGCGGAGGCCCGCATGGGCGAGACGGACGATTTCGAGTGGGACGACGACAAGGATGCGGCAAACCGTGCCAAGCACGGTTTGCCACTTCTCGTCAGCGAATTCGTCTTTGACGGGCGCCCGCGCTTCGAGCGCTCCTCACCGAAGTTCGTGGCCGGCGAACCGCGCGTCGAAGCGATGGCCGAGGTCGCGGGGCGTGTTATATTGTGCGTCTTCGTCTGGAGAGGGCGCAAACGGCGCCTTATATCCGTGAGACGGGCACATCGGAGCGAGAGACGTGTCTTCGCACAAGCCGTCGAAGGAAGCTGAACGTCTGCTGCGCGACTTCGACTGGTCGAAGGTCGATGCGCTGACGGATGAGCAGATCATCGAGGCAGCGAAGGCCGATCCCGACAGTTCCCTGCCCACCGAGGCCGAACTTGCCGAATTCGATCTGGTTCTGCCCGCCAAGGCACGGCGGGAGATGAAGCAAGGCAAGCCGCCGAAGGAAGCCGCCGAATAGGTGCCAACGCAAAAGGGCGACCCTCGGGTCGCCCTTTCCGTATCCGTCGGTCGATGCCGTTTCACACGGCGGCGGTGAGGCCGGGTTCCCGGGCCTTCTGGCCCTTGTGATAGACCACATAGACGTAGACCGGGATGCCGAGCGCGCCGAGATGGCGCTCGATCAGCGGCTTGACGTCCGCCCAGTCGAGGCCGCCGACACCGGTGGCGAGGCGCGGCAGGGCGAGGCTGGCAATGCCTTCCTCCTCGACGAAACGGGCCAGCGCCTTCAGCGCGTGGCCGACATTCTCGGTCGTCGCCTTGCCCGGGCGGCCGGTGGCGTTCTCGGCCGGCTCCTGCGTCAGCAGGTTGAGGATGCGCACCGCCTCGCCGTTTTCCGCCACGCCGCCCCATGCCCAGATCGTGCCGGCCTTGGGATGGTCGATCCGGCCATAATGGCGGAAGTCCTTGGCCAGAGAGGGCCAGCGCTCGCGCAGCGCCAGCGCGAGGCCGGTGTCGAAATGATCGCCGGGCGCCACGCCATGGGCGATCGCGTCGGCGCCGCTGAGGAGAATGTCGCCTTCCACTTCGTGGATCTTCGCCATCGTGTTGTCCTTCCTTCTCGGGGGCTTTCGTTGCGCCCTGTGTCGGGGAAGGCGCGCCCGGTGTCGTTGAGGAAACGCAACGCCGATGCGTTGTCGGCCTTGCGCAGCGGCCCGGCGGCCACGGACTTGACTCGCCCGGTTGGATGACTTCTTTCATGGCCGCAGGCGGTACCGGCGCTTCGCCCGGCGCCATGCCGCTCCGGGGCTCCTCTCACCTCACGATGCGATGACGACGCGAATTGGAAGTATCGGGCGCGACGCAACCCGCTTCGGCATCGCCGGCATCGTCAACACGGCCCTTTCCCTAGGCGTCTACCAGCTCGCCCTGTTCGTCGTGTCGCCCTCGCTGGCCTATGCGCTGGCGTGGCTGGCCGGCATTGCGTTCCTGATCGTGGTCTATCCCAGCCGGGTGTTCGTCGGCGGGCGCAGCGGCTGGCGCGACCGGGTGCTGCTCGCCTCCAGCTACATCGTCGTCTTCCTCCTCGGTCTCGTCTTCCTCAGGGGCTTCATCGCCGTTTTCGGTGCCGAGCGGCTCGCCATCATCGCGACCATCGGCTTCACGACCATCCTCAATTTCCTGGCGTCGCGCCTCGTCCTGCGCAGAAGGATCACATGAGCCCGAGGTTCTCCGCCTTCCGTCCCAGCGCCGATCAGCTTGAGCGTGTGGTCGTCTTCCTGCTCGTCGCGGTGCCGCTGCTCAGTCTCGGTCTCAACGCGTGGGGATGGCTGGCCTACGGGCTCGATCTGCCGGTGGCCGACGACTGGCGGACCTATCATGGCGCCGATCCCGGACGTCTCACCATCGCCAAGCTGTTCGAACCGGCGAACGACACGATCTATGCGGTGGGGCGGCTGTTCGACTTCCTCGCCCTCAAGCTGCTTTCCGGCAACTCGGTCGCCTATCAGCTCGTCTCCATGCTCACCGTGCTGGGCTTGCTGCTGTGGCTGCAATGGCGGCTGCTGAAGCTTGTCCTCACCAGCACGGCCGCCATCGCCCTCAGCTTCGGGCTGACGGTTCTCATGCTGCAGCCCGACACCTACTGGGGGCTGCAGAACATCGCCTATCATCAGGCGGTGCCGCTGGTGTGCGTGCTGGCCATCCTGCTCATCACGCTGGAGCACGAGGCCCGCCGCGCCTGGGATCTGGCCGCCATCTTCCTTCTCGGCGTCGTTGCCGGCCTCGTCTACATCTCCGGCGCCTTCGCCATGCTCATGCAGTGGGCGGTATTCATCGCACTGGCCCTGCTGGCCAATACCGAGCTGCGGCCGGCGCTGCGGCGGGCGGCGCTGGCGCTGACGCTGCCGGCGCTGGGCACGACGGCCTGCCAGCTCTGGGTCATACTGGTGGCGCAGGGCGGTCAGACGCACCGGCCGGACGCGCCATGGGCGCTGCCCACCTCGCCGGATTTCTGGCTGTTCCTGCTCGGCAAGGTCGGGCGCTCGATCATGCTGTCGCGAAGCCAGGCGCTGATATCCCTCAGCGTCACCCTGGCGCTCGTCGCGCTGATCGTCTTCCTCTTCGTCCGCTACACCGCCCGCTACGTCGGCGCGAAGCGGGAGCCGGTTCCCCCGCCGGTGGCCCGGTTCACCGTGATCTTCGTCACGCTCTGCGCGGTGATCGCCTCCTATCTCGCCCTGGTGAGCGCGGGCCGGGCGCATCTGGCGGAAGGCGATGTCAGCGGGCTCGGCTATTTCTCGCTGGGTTTCCCGCGCTTCCACTTCTTCTGGGTCACGCTGATCTGGCCGTGGGTGGTCGCCGGCCTCCTGCTCGCCGAGGAGCGCGGGGAACTCGGCGCGCGCTGGGCATTGGCCACGCGGTGGGGCGCGCTGATCGTGTTCGTCTTCGCCATCGCCGGCGGCGCGCTCAACCATGCCAGCCAGTACCGCAAGCATCTCGACAATCGCCTGCAGTCCGAGGTTCCCTGTCTTCGCGACCAGCTGGCCCGCGGCGGCCCGGTCCTGTGCGAGAGCGTCTATCCCGGCGACATGACGGACATCTATGTGAACGCCTGGAATCTCGGCGTGTCCTTCACCCGCTATTTCGGTCTGGCCACGGTGCCGGCCCCCGGCATTCCGGCCCTGTGGACGCTTTCGGAAGCGACCTATCCTGGCATCGACGTGCGGAAGGCCGAGCGCGCCACCCTGCGCGAGGGCGGGCTCGACCTCGTCGCTCCGGCCGGTGCGTCGCTGAGCTTCGACGTCGGCTCACCGGAGGCGCTGCGCAACTGCGCCGCCGTCACCGTCGCCGGGACGCTGGATCTGGCGAAGCGCGAGGTGCTGCGTGTCGACTATGTGGCCTTCGACGCGCAGGGCCAGCCGCAGCAGCGCACGGCCCGTCGCCCCATGCGTCCGGGCCGGGACGCGCGTTTCGCGATCGAGTTTGCGAACATTCACGGCTTCGGCAGCGCCTTCACCTTCGTCCCGGGCGGGGCGCCGGCGGCAGCGCGGATCGAGCGGCTGGAAGTGTACTGCGTCCTGCGGGCGCGATAGGCCGGGCGCCGTCTGCGCCCGCCTGCGCCGGCTCTTCTCAGGCGGAGGCGCCGCCGACCAGCGCGAGGAAGGCCTCGTATTCGCGGATATAGTCCGCCGCGTCATAGGCGTGCGAGGCATAGACCTGAAGCGCGGTGTCGGGCTGGAACTTGTACTGGATGCCCCAGACCATGGGCGACAGGTAAAGGCCGACCGTCGGGTCGTCGAGCACGACCTCGCGCCGGCGTGTGCCGTCGTCGATCACCACCGACAGGCTGCCATGGACGGCGATGAGGAACTGCTCGCATTTCCTGTGGGCATGCTCGCCGCGCACCAGGCCGCTCGGCACGGAATGGACAAGAAAGCTGCGCCGGGGAAGGAAGGGCAGGTCGCGATCGAATTCGAGCGGCGCGAGGCTGCCGCGCATGTCGGTGAAGCCCGGCAGGCGGTGCAGCGCGCAGCGCCCGACATCGAGGGCCAGACGGCTTCCAGCCTTGCGCTCCAGCGCCGGCGTCGCGGCGGGCAGGTCCCCGCCCTCCTGCACCGGCTTCGGCGTCTGGTAGCCCTTGATGACGGCGGGGTTGCCGACCACCACGGCGTAAGGGGGCACGTCCTTGGTAATGACGGCCCCGGCGCCGACCATGGCGAGCCGCCCGATCCTCACGCCGGGAAGGATGGTCGCGTTGGCGCCGATCGAGGCGCCGTCCTCGACCACGGTGACGCGGAAGCTCTCCGGATACTGCTTGGAGCGTGGGAACATGTCGTTGGTGAAGGTGGCGTTCGGCCCGACGAACACGCCGTGGCCGAGGCGCACGCCGTCCCAGAGCTGGACGCCGCACTTGATGGTGACGTCGTCGCCGACCACCACGTCGTTCTCGATGAAGACATGGTCGCAGATGTTGCAGTTGCGGCCGATCCGGGCCTCCGGCAGCACATGGGCGAACGCCCAGATGCGCGTTCCCTCGCCGACCGTCCCGCTTTCGCAGAGGCCCTTCTCGTGGATAAAGACGCCGGCCGGAGCCTTGAGAGCGGACACGCCTATCTCCCTTCCTTTTCGACGACGCGGCTGATGAGCCGCAGCGGCCGCCTCTTGGTGTTCTCGAAGGCGCGCCAGAGATAGCAGCCGAGAATGCCCTGCACGGCGAGGC comes from Ancylobacter sp. TS-1 and encodes:
- a CDS encoding acetolactate synthase 3 large subunit; its protein translation is MLREMTGAEMVMQALIDQGVEHMFGYPGGAVLPIYDAMFHQNQVKHILVRHEQGAVHMAEGYARSSGKVGVVLVTSGPGATNAVTGLTDALLDSIPLVCITGQVPTHLIGTDAFQECDTVGITRPCTKHNYLVRDINDLARVMHEAFYVAQNGRPGPVVVDIPKDVQFARGVYVGPENIQHRTYQPRLKGDPDKIRTAVEMLAKAKRPILYTGGGVINSGPEASRLLREFARLSGYPVTSTLMGLGAFPASDKQWLGMLGMHGTYEANMAMHDCDVMLCVGARFDDRITGRVDAFSPNSKKIHIDIDPSSINKNIKVDLPIIGDVKHVLEDILTVWRGMKAEPDRQAVASWWGQIDRWRARKSLAFQASDRIIKPQQAIKALYDQVKDKDVYITTEVGQHQMWAAQHFHFEEPNRWMTSGGLGTMGYGLPAAIGAQVAHPDSLVIDIAGEASIQMCLQELSTALQFNLPVKVFVLNNEYMGMVRQWQDLLHGGRYSHSYSESLPDFVKLAEAYGGVGIRCSNPADLDGAIHEMISVNRPVLFDCLVDKMENCLPMIPSGKPHNEMILPDHPEALDEAIDEEGKMLV
- the ilvN gene encoding acetolactate synthase small subunit; the protein is MSPVIEPAERHTLSMLVDNEPGVLARIVGLFSGRGYNIDSLTVSEVSHASHLSRITVVTTGAPPIIEQIKSQLDRLVPVHRVVDLTVVGKAVERELALIKVRGKGEIRQEALLIADSFRARTVDTTLESFVFEITGKPEKIDQFVSLLEPLGLVEVSRTGVAAIGRGPEGM
- a CDS encoding DUF924 family protein; this translates as MSRLPRPVDILDFWRAAGPERWFEKDDAFDAAIRARFLDAYEAAAAGELDGWEETAEGSYALILLLDQFPRNLFRGSPRAFATDAAARNVADRAVARGFDRAFDLPERRFLYMPFMHSEELADQERCLALCEAADDPEGVHHAVVHRDIIRDFGRFPHRNPVLGRDSSDEEHAFLAAGGFAG
- a CDS encoding TetR/AcrR family transcriptional regulator C-terminal domain-containing protein, producing MQTQIDPQGETLTERQQAVLDAVLALMVERGGDVTMTAVARRASCSKESLYKWFGDRDGLLSATVRWQASKVRAGNYDRQTLDILALRDSLVRFAANWLGVISSPTSIALNRFAIAQAGTGGGNLGAIMLANGRFAIGERLKPLLDAGREAGLLDFDDTETAFRSFLGLVGRDVQIRLLLGDTLALSPAGIERDAARATDQFLTLHGTEKTRRGKINA
- the ilvC gene encoding ketol-acid reductoisomerase yields the protein MRVYYDRDADVNLIKGKKVAIIGYGSQGRAHALNLKESGVKELAVGLKPGSATAKKVEADGLKVMTVAEAAKWADLMMMATPDELQGDIYKNEIAPNIRDGAAIAFAHGLNVHFGLIEPKSTVDVLMVAPKGPGHTVRGEYLKGGGVPCLVAVHQDASGNALDLGLSYASGVGGGRSGIIETTFKEECETDLFGEQVVLCGGLVELIRAGFETLVEAGYAPEMAYFECLHEVKLIVDLIYEGGIANMNYSISNTAEWGEYVSGPRIITAETKAEMKRVLTDIQTGKFTSEWMQEYKAGAARFKGIRRVNDAHQIEEVGAKLRGMMPWIEKNKLVDKAKN
- a CDS encoding BrnT family toxin, whose translation is MGETDDFEWDDDKDAANRAKHGLPLLVSEFVFDGRPRFERSSPKFVAGEPRVEAMAEVAGRVILCVFVWRGRKRRLISVRRAHRSERRVFAQAVEGS
- a CDS encoding macro domain-containing protein gives rise to the protein MAKIHEVEGDILLSGADAIAHGVAPGDHFDTGLALALRERWPSLAKDFRHYGRIDHPKAGTIWAWGGVAENGEAVRILNLLTQEPAENATGRPGKATTENVGHALKALARFVEEEGIASLALPRLATGVGGLDWADVKPLIERHLGALGIPVYVYVVYHKGQKAREPGLTAAV
- a CDS encoding GtrA family protein codes for the protein MTTRIGSIGRDATRFGIAGIVNTALSLGVYQLALFVVSPSLAYALAWLAGIAFLIVVYPSRVFVGGRSGWRDRVLLASSYIVVFLLGLVFLRGFIAVFGAERLAIIATIGFTTILNFLASRLVLRRRIT
- a CDS encoding WxcM-like domain-containing protein; the encoded protein is MSALKAPAGVFIHEKGLCESGTVGEGTRIWAFAHVLPEARIGRNCNICDHVFIENDVVVGDDVTIKCGVQLWDGVRLGHGVFVGPNATFTNDMFPRSKQYPESFRVTVVEDGASIGANATILPGVRIGRLAMVGAGAVITKDVPPYAVVVGNPAVIKGYQTPKPVQEGGDLPAATPALERKAGSRLALDVGRCALHRLPGFTDMRGSLAPLEFDRDLPFLPRRSFLVHSVPSGLVRGEHAHRKCEQFLIAVHGSLSVVIDDGTRRREVVLDDPTVGLYLSPMVWGIQYKFQPDTALQVYASHAYDAADYIREYEAFLALVGGASA